Genomic DNA from Chelonia mydas isolate rCheMyd1 chromosome 6, rCheMyd1.pri.v2, whole genome shotgun sequence:
CAGACATCACAAATGAAAGCAAGTCTGGTGGGCTCATCCTAGTCTCTAGCAAGACTTTGGTCTCATTACAAATTAAATGATTCAGCATGACTGGCAGTCTCTGCTCGGGAAAATCTCAGGTTTGAGCTAGCAGGAGTGTTCATTACAGGTTAGGACTGAGATACATTAATTTGCTACGCTGTTTGCAGTGAGGAAGGAAAGCCTGCACAGCACTAGACTATTTTATGTGTTTTTCTAGCCAGTGGTTCCAGAAGAAACATGTTCACAAAAACTGaaccattttaaaatttgttttgttaaacAGTATTTTACACCACTCATGCATTTTTCCCAGGCTCCAGCAAAATGTTTTAGCAATTTATGCTTTATGTGGACTACAGGCTGAAgggttttgaaatgtgttttaaatttcTGTTATACTtaagtttggggaaaaaagattatctcccccttctccccaaaatCACTTTCACCTGTTCCCATAGGGGATACATACAAGGCCGTGTGTACTCCGTGGCCAAGCTGGACCTAAATTCTTCAGCAAGGACCTTGGATTCTATAACAGCTTTAGATAAATGAAAAAGTAGATGTGCTCACTGTAttcaatataaaaagaaaaggagtacttgtggcaccttagagactaaccaatttatttgagcataagctttcgaaagcttatgctcaaataaattggttagtctctaaggtgccacaagtactccttttctttttgcgaatagagactaacacggctgttactctgaaacctgtattcaaTATGAAAGTGAAAATAATACAGTCATTGTAGctgagtaatatttttatattaaatccaatttattttatgctgtccccacattttcaaTTCTCTACATAGTGCAGATTTTGACAAGACAAATAGTGTTGTAGACGTGCCAAGCTGAAACTGGAGGCTTTGGCAGCTGGaaggggggcagttgggggctgTGGCACCTGGGGAAACATGGAGGATAATTTGGATTGTGGGATAAGCACATTAgatggatgtttctgctaaaataaatCAGCAATGTTGACATTTATGTTGTCATTTTTAGGGTGTAGAGATAATTCCCCATTGAGGGGAATATGGGTAGTTCACACCACCCAGAGCTGTTTTTTCAGACTGCCTGCAGAACTAGAAAAGCATCAGCGCAGCAGTTTCCACTCAGGTTCATGTTTACAGTTATCTTTGCAACCCTGAggtctgaaaacattttttaaatttaagtctGATTCTGGAATTCAGTTCTTGGCAAGGGGTAATTTCAGATAAAGTTCTTCAGAAAGATGATACACAGGACCCTGAACATGCAGGATCATCTACAAAGTATGTGCATCATTTCCTTACTATCTAGCCAGAGTTGCATATGAAGTAATATTAGTACAGAAACAGCATTTTTGTCAGCTTATCCATAGGAATCTACCATGGTGTTATGTTCATTTTCCCTTTATTCCTTTGATACCATTAACCTTATGCTATTTAGATCATTTAGCATAATCCCATGGTCTTCCAGTCACTGCAGGAATAATTGACTGTATAGCAACTTCCAAAGGCCAAGAGTAATACGCAATATAACTGTTTTTCTGCCGTCACTTACtggaggaagtggaggaggaacagctggtggcacaggaacTTCATCTTCTATTGGGGAGCTGACCTCAGGTATGGGACTGGGTGACTGTTCAGTGGAAGGGACTACAGCAGGATTGTTATTATTGTCTTCAGTTGTCTCAGAGGTTTGGTTAGTGGTTTCAGTGCTAATCAGTTCCTCAGTGGCAGGAGAAGGTAATTCATTATCATTGGCATCTGATGAAGGAGGAGGTTCATCAGGAAGAGCAACTGTGGGTTGCACAGAAATAGGttcttcaacattgccattggTGCTGGTGTTTCCATTATCAACATCTGCTAAGTTGCCTATAAAGTCCTGTGGGTTGCTTGGTTGATAAAAAGGAGCACTTTCTATTCCTCCAGCAAGTGTATTAAAGCGCTGATATAATAGCTTCTGTATATTTGGTCCACTGGGCCCTTCAGGTTCAGTGATAGAGCTACGCTTCTTTAATGGCCTAGGAGCATTGGCTAATTTTCTTCTAAGAGCTTCAAGATCAGCATCACTTTGATATCGTAGGGGTGAATGCACAATAGGTGTAAGCTTAGTAGGACTGAGAGGGCGAGGAATGTTTTCCACATTGCTATTTTCACCTGATGGTGGAATGTTTTCCAGCTCTTGATCTTTTTCAGTGAACTCAATCTGAGGCTGAGATTGTGGCTGTGATGTGTGGGCGGGCAAAGATCCATGAAGGAATGGTAAAGGTGATGGAGAAGTTGAACCAGACTGTAGAACAGGTTTTCCATAAACTgaagaggagaaaatgaaagTGAGGGACTGTTCTGAATTTATATCAAAAAGGTCATGCAATAAGCTGCTGGATGCGCATGCTGCTGTTTGTTCATAAATCAATATAGAAGAAAAATATGTCAATAGCTAGGTTATGTCATAACCTATCACCCAGTTGGCTGATCAAACTAGGATATCAATATTCATCTGTTAGCGATGGAGATACTTCTGATAGAGTTATAAACTATTCATTGACAAATGGTAAGAGAAGGGTTGTTGTAAAGAAAACCCTGCCAGAGactgtattttttaaatcaatctctGTAAAAATATCTGGAATACAACGTATTACATCTAATATAATCCAtattgttccaatagttagttagtatgttttaaaataaagatgacTCTCAGCACATGCCTATTTGCCACCTCAAAAACTACAAATGGGGTTAAATTAAATTGTGGAGCCATACTGTTTgaataagaaaaagcaaaatcctcctcctttcctctaAATTTAGACAAGCTATTCAAACAACAAAATAATGCTTTTAAGGTAACTGTATTTACATTAATctcaattaaattattatttattacaaacagATCAAAAAGCAAGTCTACTGAGTAGGTCTGAGGTAACAGTAGCCTATTTCAAAGGGAAAggcaataaatatatatattctacCTGCTTTTACTGATTTATTTAGGGTATTGTATACAGCCTGTTGATAGTTCTTTGGTGGTGTTGCTTGCTGAAGATACATTGAGTAGATGGAACTGGAGTTCACTGTTTGAGGTCCTTTTCTTGGAGACTGAGGCCTTGATCCTTTATCAGCTAGAAAAGGCCTGATAGCCACAGTTAAAGGGAGCTCAGGCCTGCCATCTCCGCCAGGAAATAAGGAGGGACCAGAAGGTTGATAAGAAGGGCTAGGAGGTACAGAAATTCTCTGTTGTATCTGTTGTGAGGAACTAGGCTGATGTATATTGCTCGATGGTGGTAATGGAATAGGTCTTTGCCGATTTGTTATACTGGAGCCAGGTCTTGGTAGGCTGCCCTCCTTCCGCCTTTCCAGTGAATTTGTAGAACCTGTTCCTAAAGGAACAGGGCTTGGATAGGTTCCATAGTTTTGAGGCAACTGCTTACTTACACCAGGGATAGTAGGTGGCACTTTCCCCATATCAAGGCCCTAAATAAGAACAATACAAGTATTGTATGAAAAACTGGGCAGACTGCACCatctcaaataaaataaaaataactacgAGCAAAAACATGCACATCTTAACTAGTCAGATTCATATTCCCGAAGGACAAGGAATAAATTatatgtatttacatatatacacacaattataaagcatgttttttaaaattgtattagaCATTATGCTTTTAGGAGAATTTTCCACAGAAGACTCAAAGATCAAGAGAACCAATATGTATCAGAGAGCGAAAGAGTATGCACACATCTTACAAGCCCATTGTAAGATATATCCAATTGCAATATGTAAATATGAATCAAAACAATATTTGCATCATCAAGGGCTCAATTTTCAAACTTAAGCGcatatctttaggcacctaagtttgcAAGTTTGACCCCAAAATCCATTTGGTAATAAAGTGCAGTAAATCTACACTGCACTTCAAGAAAAGAAATTAAGACAAGGTCGTCACTTGtcggagcttacagtctaagaaaaATACAAACCACTGAGCAATGGTGCAAACACCAGAGGACACAAAAAGATAACACTGGCAGGCTCAGTGTACGATGGAtttgaagattatttttttaaaaaggattttgaaggaaaagaagagggagGGTGATTAGTGGAAAAATGGGAAGTTATGCCAAGCAGCAGCAAGTGGCAACATGAAAGGTGTGAAActgagaagggaggaggagacaAAACATGTAAAGGGAGAGAATTAGGAGTAGGAAAGGGCTTGAGGGGGAGAGTCGGAAAAAGTGAAAGCAGAGATGTACATGAGTGGCAATACACAGGACCCCGAAGGTGAGGGACAGGAGTTGAAACTTGATGTGATAAGAGACAAGAAGACAgtgaaagaatttgaagaagggAGATGAAGAGGATTTTATTAGCAACATTTTTGATAAATGGAAGGGAAGAAGTGAGATGAGCAGAGACCTGAGGCAAACCCTGCTAGAGAGGCCAAAGTCATAGTCAAAAGTTTTAGCAAACAAGATTTATAAAAATACTACACAATTTTGGTAGACATTATGAGTTTACTGGTTTTTATATGCTGCAAAACAAAAGAGCACCACATACGAAACCCACCAGCTTATCAGTACTTCCTAATACTGAAGATGGCAAAGGTTGACTGGATACAGTTCCTTGTTTTAAAGCAGTATCCATGCTTGATTCCTTCCAGTCTGCATTGGAGATTTGAGGTGGTTTTACCACAGGGGTTGAACTCTGTTTAAGCGTTGGCCAGTTTCCATCATTAGCTTGAAATAGAGGGAAAATGTGATATTTATGGTTACCAATATTGATCACCgtaaacaaaacatttgaagTGGAATCCATTATTCAGATTAGTTTAATCACAATGGGATTAATATGATGCCAAAAATCAGATAAGCTCTCAGTGTTAGTGTCTGATCCAGAAGAACAGAATAAAAGCTTAACAACCAGGAACAACAAGCTATTCGTTATCCTTTGACATTCAAATTAATTGTATTAAAATCAGCTCTAATGACAGATGGTGAATATTTGGGTGCTAACTGCAATTTCAGCTATCATATtccaaaattaaactttttttttaaaaagttcatctATACATAGAAATATGCCATTAGCATTCAATATTTGATAATTTTTGGTGAACTACCAAGATACAAGGCTAAATTCTGCAATGTATCAATTATACCAATGTATATCATGAGTAActgcattaacttcagtggagtttttccAAATTTGCACCTGTAGAACTGAACACAATTTCGCCCAGAGTCATTGATATGCAGTCAGGTGTAAGTAAAGACCTGTTGTAGCTACATTAAttccagaaaacaaaaatctccCAAAGTGTACATTAATGtctttcttctcttcccactACCTTCAGTAATTATAATAGTGTCTCCCTGTTAAAGatttaatttttcagaaattCATCTTAAATCAGTTGAAAATTTCAAGCCACAGGCATATTTATTCATTGCATGCAAAAATATTATGCACAATTGCATGTAAACTGAAGTAGCTAGAACTTGACTGAGTCCTTAATGCTTTAGTGTACAATTTTAGTAACCGGAGGAAACAATTTACTTTCTATTTTCCCAACTAGGATAAAAGTTTTAAAACTATCTGAAAGTTAGACCTATGCTGTTACACTGTAAAACAGTTTTGAATTAGTGCTTTGTTCTCCTGTTTAAAAGATCATATTTCAGTTGCTAGACTCACTCTTGCTCTATGAAGTGGATACGGTTGTTTTCATTCTCCCACTGTTCTATAGTGACCACAGCAAAACAATTTAATAGTAGTGTTGATGGCCTGTGAAAGAGGGACATACAGCCTTACTTTACCAGAGGACGGTAACTGAAATGCCAGGTCTTATGTGGAGAAAAGGGAATTTCTTGGGATTCCTGGAACCTCACTGAGAGGAGACCAAATGAAGGTCAGCGATACTCAGTGACAAAGCCTTCCACTTCATCTCAACTTTACAGAGAAATTCTATCTAGGCCTCTCACTGATCCTTTTTTCCATTTCCAGATTTGTTACCATACTCTATCTTGTACAGTTTTTTCCAAAAACAATTTGACTGCTACCCCACAAATAGGCCACATAAGGGTGTGGTAGATACAATGCAGTTTACGTCACTCATCTTAGGGCTTATGAACCTGAGCCACTCTTATTTAACATCCAATTTCTAAAGAAGTTAGACTCTGGAGACCGTTCAGCAACCCATATTTCCACCATGCCAGCCCACATTCAGAGTTTAATCAGCTCGTGAATCTGTCTTTACCCTAGCCCACATGATTGTGATCTATTTTCTATCCTTTACTCATTTGAAAGTTACACTCTCTGCAAGTGAACTGCCCTAGTAATTATCTTTTAAATTACCTTTCCTAAATGTTCCACACTAAAAAGTTAtaacaacattttaatttcaagTCAATCTTGGTTGAATTCTGAGAGATAATTATGTTGGGATAAGAATGCTTTTCTGATTGTTAATTTAAATACAGTTAAGACCATTGTAGATTTTTTTGCCCAAAGCACTTTGTGTAACATACAGTCCAGAAACTGCTTTTCAGAGTTTGTAGAATGCCAGGAAGTGCTGTAGTCAGGGCCGACATCAAGATCTGACACTGTCCATAAACTGTGCACCTTGTTTTTATTACCATCATCTAGGTGACAAGAGTAAgaccaaaaaaagacaaaagtaaAAAATACGTGCCTCTAAATAAGGGTAATTTTTCTAAATGTGAACAGTGCATTGGATTAATATTTACTACACGATATACCTAAGATGTTCTTTAATTCTAGCATGTTTATTACGGTTACAGTTCATAGTTCAATTCCAGCAGTTCCTATATCCTATTTACACTAAACAAAGGAATGAAGATTTAGATTTAGTAGGTAAGAATGAAAACAAGGAAGCACTAAACTTATTTAAGGGGTAAGAAATAGCAAGACATCTTAAAACATATTTCACTCTTATAAATACACATGCACATAGGTTTAAAAAGAATGCTCAAAGAGCTAGACATGCATGGAGACTGCCTCTCACATTACCACCTAAACTGCGTGTCACACATTCAGCTAAACTGCAGTAACAGCCTACAATTACAGCTCTGGCCGCTAGAAGCTGCTGTCTAGAGGTGCTaagctgctgctgtctgcagcTCCCTCTGGTGCATCTGACCAGAGAAGGACCAGCTGTTAGGAACAAGCAAACCTTGACAGTGGCAGcgagggttgccaaccttccaggtTTGtactggagtctccaggaattaaagattaatctttaattaaagatgatatgtgacgaaacctccaggaattcatccagcCAAAGTTGCCAATCCTtgggcagcaacagcagcagcagcaagcggAGGCAAAGGCAAGGTCAGAAGGTGAGAGGATGCAGTACTGGCCCTAGGCTCCCCTATTCAGCAACCAGCCAGTCTCCTAACTTGGACTCCACCATTCACCAAGCTGACCTGCTCCCCTGACAGGTCCCTGCTACCCCCTGCTCCTACCCAGCCCTCAGTCACCCCACCCAGTTGCCCATAATTCCTTTAGGTATCACAAGCCACTTCCAGCTACTTCTTTCCCCAAGACACCTCCACCAACCCAGCTGTCCCCTGCTTCCTCCAAACTATCAAGTTATCCCTCTGGATCCTCCTAAAAGTCTAACTATCCAGCTGCCCCCAACACCCTTTGTAACCCCAGCCATCTTCaaatccttcccctccaccccttccgcctccatcttccctcagcctctgagcTTCCCCCATCTTTCCCTACCCAGACGCTCCCACAAACCCAGCTTCCCTTAGCTAGTCCCTCCTCCAGCACTCCCAACACTTCTGTTGCCTTCATCTTCTGCCCATGCACCCCCAAAAATCCAACTTCCCTTCCATATCCCTCAGCCACTCCCGCTAACGCTATTgcccagcttctctctctctcgctctctctctcacacacacacacacacacacacacacttactttcatCTAATTTGGTCATTTTACTAGTATATTCTAACAGTAACCATATACTGTAAACCAACAATCTGAAGATTCTTGATTTCACTATTACTATTATATTTGGGCCTTTTATAGAACTTTGTATTCATAGATTTCAGACCACTTGATAAACAGGAGATAATACTTATCCCATTTTATTTACCCACAGTCATGTAGAAAGTGAATTGCAAAagcaagggtgaaatcctagtcccactgaagtcaatgggagtttgccattgacttcaatggggctgagATTTCACCCAGGACCAGAAATCAGATCTCCCAATTCCCAGCGCAGCAGACTATATAAACCCTCATAGCCTCACACATAATCCTGTCTCCAAAGTAAGCCTACACATGCCAAGTCTCCCCAACTTTGTGAATCCACCCTAATTCATAGGTTGATGACCAATACAAAGTTTCTAGTAAGTTTTTGTAACTATTCCTTTCAGTATCTTTTTAGACCTAAACACTCAATGGGGCAAACTCATCTGGCAATACTCAAGGGATGAATTAGCCCCAAAtccatttatttccttttaatcCCCAAATTAGCCTCCTAGAAAGTTTACATTACAATAGTGTATCTACTGCATACCAGGACACAGCACAATTTCTAAAATTGCTGTTTAATATGCATCTGTATGCATGAGCTCAGATGACCATATTAAAAACTGGCATTCTTAGTTAGCCAGCTATCATCTACACACTCACAGTGCAGGGTGTCAAACAGAGTAGGTGCCAGGAGGATGACACTTTGAACAGCAGACTGAAGAGAGGAAGTGGGAGGTGACAGAATAGGATCCACTATTATGTCTAAATCAGAAATCTTCCAGGTTCCTGGAGATTTTTTCACACACCCATAATCTGTCTCTACAGGACAGGCAGATTCagtcacacaaaaaaagaaagaaaaaaagtggtgGAAAAATTACAATATAATGGCAATGCAGAAATTAGAACAGGAAAACTCAGAAATGCAGAAACAAACACGacacttgaaataaaaaaatctcaaatttcatttttttttctagcacTGGACAGACAATATTTTCATAtacagctcttttgaaaaatttgcTTTAAATACAATTAGAATCATAAACATGTAAAGTAAGAACCAGTTTACACTACAAAGTCTCAGAGAGAACAATCTCTCTTTTACAGTTTGAAAAGGCCTAATGCAGAATAACCCCTGTGGTAGCATACAGCAGCTCTAGAAGTACATATGCAATTATCTAAAAAAACAGTGAGATTTACAAATACCAAAATGGTGTTTGCATATAAACTGCAACTTATGAATTGACCCTTTCCACATAAAAGACTTACATGCAACAAAATAGAAGCCAACACAAAGGAGCTGCTAATCTGTCATTTCATTCCACATTTAAATCACCATAAATATCTGATTTAATTTTCCTCAAGAACAGGATATGCACACCCCATCATTGAGTAAGTGAGGAAGAGTCTAGAAGATTTTGTACCAACTTCCAGAAAGTGAACAAAAAGTGTCCATATTTGATGTCAAACCTATGCCCAGGTTGGAATGAGCTACTAGATATAGTAGGAAAAACAAAATACCTTAACACCCTTGATATCACAAAAGGATATTCATAGATCACTCTAATACTACAGCTGAAGAGCAAGATTTATGGCCAATCCATCTAAACATAGTTTGCATTCATCCAAAAGCAAGTACTTAGGGTATGTCCTATGGACTGGTTCAACTCCCAACCCAGGGAGCAAGGTCCAAGCCTTGAGGGGGTATTCAATTCCAACCATCAAAAcataggtgaaaagaaaaggagtacttgtggcaccttagagactaactaatttatttgagcataagctttcgtgagctacagctcacttcatcgatgcatccaatgaagtgagctgtagctcacgaaagcttatgctcaaataaattggttagtctctaaggtgccacaagtcctccttttctttttgcgaatacagactaacacagctgttactctaaaacatACATGCAGTACTGCCTAGCTATTACAGATGATTGGCTCAAATGGCTCCTCCCACCCATTTTTGGATCTCACTTGAAAGGTGACCCCAATCCACGTACTGTGGTCAGAGGCTTAGGACTGTGCATTTCTCAGTCTTAAGTCTTTGTTACCAACCCATTCTTCAGAGTTTTGACTTTACTAAGACACTGCCAGTGCAGAGAGTTCTAGGAGAATGTGAGCCAAtaggctcaagcacccatggcaTAGATGACAGGGTGCTTTCCTACACCAGGCCCCAGATGAGAAGGAGTATTACAATATGGACAGAATTGTTAATTATGGGATACCTGGGGGGCCATAGTGTTGAAGAACATATTATAGATATGACTGCAGAGAAGCTCCTTCATTAGCCACAGTCAGAAAGGACCTGGCAGTTGGAATACTAAAGGACATTCCACTGCAGAAGTAGCACAAGACAGACACACCCCAGAGCCAGAACCAATCAATCATTTTCAAACTTATTTTGGCAAGCTCTCCTCTTTCTGGGGAAACAGACCTGAGAATAGAAATCTATTACAACTTCATTTTTTGCGAAGCAGTGTATTTTGCCCAATTAAATActacttaaattaaaaaaaattaagacaaagCAGAATACTTTTTTAAACAGATGAAAACAAAACGCTGCAAAAATTAGTTGTATTGTATTTACAGATTAAATTGGAGTTACATActggattttaaaatacaaacggATTTAAAATCCATTATTTAGAAGCAAACACTCGTAGAGCAGAATTATTCATGGTCACATTTCTGACAATTGCACTTCCTCTTTTGTAGGTGCCATATTCAGTTCACTAGCCACGTAAAAGACTGGAAAAGCCGTGGAGACAGCATACACTCAGCCTCTTAGGAAGAATGAGTGAGAAGAGACAAAAATACCTCAGATCTATCTTGAATGACTAATATGCCCAATTCACAGAACAGCACTGAGAAGCCTAGCTCACTTTGACCAGAGAAGATTGTCAAGACATGCGATCGCCAAGGACCACTCCTTTGCCTCCTCCTAccccaaatattttaataacCATTACGCTTAAATACTTACCAGATTTTGATCTCCCatgagttgcagtggaagcgatGGTTAGAGACTGTGGTTTCACTGGGTCTACTGGTACAGCATAACTGCCAGCACTAGGAACTTGGATGTAAGGCCCCACTGCTGCTACTCTTCCTGAAGCACTCAGAGATGATTGGGGCGATGATGTTCCATTAATACGATTTAACTAAAATAGACAAATCAAAAATGATGTAAATGTCTATTTATCTAGGTATTTCTAGTGTGTTAAGAAAAAGTATAGTTAAACAATCTAGAATTATGCACTGTAGACAAGTCACCTCAAATTTGTTAATCAAATTTGAACCGGAAAAGCAGATTTCTACTCCATAAAACAGACTTCGTCCACCTGAAACTATACAGAGTTCTCAACCACAGCTATATTTtccacaagaaaaatattttccttctgtttaaGGGCTTACTTCACCTCCAGACATTATAAGGTTGGGGCCCTAATAGGGCACTGAAAACCAAAAGTGAATCTAACTGTAATGGCCCCTCCATCTGGGCCTTTACCTGGTCATCCAGAGGTGCATACCATCAGAAAACAAATGtactgttagggtgaccagatagcaagtgtgaaaaatcgatTTGGGGTGGAAGGGGGTAATAGTtgcctacataagacaaagcccctaatattgggatttctggtcaccctacatacaGTATCCAGCATGCAGTTGACCACcatgcttaatttgtaacgaaagaggtgccggggctcaagcaatttttttacatttataactgatacagcaagcccagaggtgacagggctatgaactgccaagcctagaagtGGCGGGGCTCAGCcttgcaagccctggcacaaattaagcactggttgtCCAGGTTATTCAACTACGGGCAGATCATCAAACCACTTAAATAAAAGTCACCTTTCTGCTCCAGCCTTGGAGGTGGTGATTCTCATatttgggaacaaatattttaccaATTATCCAAACCTAACAAATGCCATGACGGAAAGCCAAAAATTAAGCCCTCATTTCTGAAATATTGTTACTGTTGCAATTTTTAAACAATATCCTAGTTCctaacataaaaataaaaggaaacacacTGCAATctaagattttcctaatgtcagTGGAAAGAATGACAAAATTCTGGATTTCTAAAGGTTACTATTTTCAAAAGAAGTGTTTTTGTAATTGTGGTTTTTCAGCGGgagaaaaaagttacattttatgACTCTCTTAGGTTGTTGAAACCACTAAAATGTGGCCCTTTTAATAGTTTATCTTACaggaatgttttctttttgaCGTGCCTCAACTTTTTTCTTGTATAGTCGCTCACGCAGCTCATTTATACGCTTGTCCATCATAGCCACCTCCATATTACGTTTGTTTAAAAGTTCTTTCTGCTGCTGAAGCTTGGAGTTCTGCTCCTGGTTAAGCCTATTACGaatctttaaaaatgcaattgttatAATTACAGTAGATAATTTGACAGCAGGtgaaataaagtattttataaGATATCCAAAGACATGAAGTAATGTAGATTAAGTTCTTGGCTCTAAGTCTACACTTCTACATAGCCTGTAACATTTGCATTGAAAGACAATTCTTTAGAAAAAGAAGCAGAAGCAAATATATCATAGGAAGCAATTGTACATTCATGAGTATATGATGAATCACCTAATTTATGGCAACTCCAAGCATCTAAGCATAAACATGTTTCATAAAGGAACACTGATGAGATAAAAACCAAATCATATATAAAACTTCATAGTAAGCTCATCTTTTTAAACCTTCTTAAAGTCAGTCAATTTTTAACTACCTggatggtaaaaaaaaatatatatatat
This window encodes:
- the PPP1R13B gene encoding apoptosis-stimulating of p53 protein 1 isoform X6 → MILTVFLSNNEQILTEVPITPETTCRDVVEFCKEPGEGSCHLAEVWRGNERPIPFDHMMYDHLQKWGPRREEVKFFLRHEESPAENNEQSGRQTQNQRNGISIPVEKRTENGVGNPRVELTLSELQDMAARQQQQIENQQQMLVAKEQRLRYLKQQERRQQQSISESEKLQKLKEWVETQESKLKKIRAMRGQVDYSKIMNGNLSTEIEHISAMFQEKQQELQAAVLKVDQLTQQLEDLRKGKLNGFQSYNGQMTGPAAVELKKLYQELQIRNRLNQEQNSKLQQQKELLNKRNMEVAMMDKRINELRERLYKKKVEARQKENIPLNRINGTSSPQSSLSASGRVAAVGPYIQVPSAGSYAVPVDPVKPQSLTIASTATHGRSKSANDGNWPTLKQSSTPVVKPPQISNADWKESSMDTALKQGTVSSQPLPSSVLGSTDKLGLDMGKVPPTIPGVSKQLPQNYGTYPSPVPLGTGSTNSLERRKEGSLPRPGSSITNRQRPIPLPPSSNIHQPSSSQQIQQRISVPPSPSYQPSGPSLFPGGDGRPELPLTVAIRPFLADKGSRPQSPRKGPQTVNSSSIYSMYLQQATPPKNYQQAVYNTLNKSVKAVYGKPVLQSGSTSPSPLPFLHGSLPAHTSQPQSQPQIEFTEKDQELENIPPSGENSNVENIPRPLSPTKLTPIVHSPLRYQSDADLEALRRKLANAPRPLKKRSSITEPEGPSGPNIQKLLYQRFNTLAGGIESAPFYQPSNPQDFIGNLADVDNGNTSTNGNVEEPISVQPTVALPDEPPPSSDANDNELPSPATEELISTETTNQTSETTEDNNNNPAVVPSTEQSPSPIPEVSSPIEDEVPVPPAVPPPLPPTKRTNLKKPNSERTGHGLRVKFNPLALLLDASLEGEFDLVQRIIYEVDDPSKPNDEGITPLHNAVCAGHHHIVKFLLDFGVNVNAADSDGWTPLHCAASCNSVHLCKLLVESGAAIFASTISDIETAADKCEEMEEGYIQCSQFLYGVQEKLGVMNKGVVYALWDYEAQNNDELSFHEGDAITILRRKDDNETEWWWARLNDKEGYVPKNLLGLYPRIKPRQRTLA
- the PPP1R13B gene encoding apoptosis-stimulating of p53 protein 1 isoform X9; this translates as MLEVGNPRVELTLSELQDMAARQQQQIENQQQMLVAKEQRLRYLKQQERRQQQSISESEKLQKLKEWVETQESKLKKIRAMRGQVDYSKIMNGNLSTEIEHISAMFQEKQQELQAAVLKVDQLTQQLEDLRKGKLNGFQSYNGQMTGPAAVELKKLYQELQIRNRLNQEQNSKLQQQKELLNKRNMEVAMMDKRINELRERLYKKKVEARQKENIPLNRINGTSSPQSSLSASGRVAAVGPYIQVPSAGSYAVPVDPVKPQSLTIASTATHGRSKSDDGNKNKVHSLWTVSDLDVGPDYSTSWHSTNSEKQFLDSNDGNWPTLKQSSTPVVKPPQISNADWKESSMDTALKQGTVSSQPLPSSVLGSTDKLGLDMGKVPPTIPGVSKQLPQNYGTYPSPVPLGTGSTNSLERRKEGSLPRPGSSITNRQRPIPLPPSSNIHQPSSSQQIQQRISVPPSPSYQPSGPSLFPGGDGRPELPLTVAIRPFLADKGSRPQSPRKGPQTVNSSSIYSMYLQQATPPKNYQQAVYNTLNKSVKAVYGKPVLQSGSTSPSPLPFLHGSLPAHTSQPQSQPQIEFTEKDQELENIPPSGENSNVENIPRPLSPTKLTPIVHSPLRYQSDADLEALRRKLANAPRPLKKRSSITEPEGPSGPNIQKLLYQRFNTLAGGIESAPFYQPSNPQDFIGNLADVDNGNTSTNGNVEEPISVQPTVALPDEPPPSSDANDNELPSPATEELISTETTNQTSETTEDNNNNPAVVPSTEQSPSPIPEVSSPIEDEVPVPPAVPPPLPPTKRTNLKKPNSERTGHGLRVKFNPLALLLDASLEGEFDLVQRIIYEVDDPSKPNDEGITPLHNAVCAGHHHIVKFLLDFGVNVNAADSDGWTPLHCAASCNSVHLCKLLVESGAAIFASTISDIETAADKCEEMEEGYIQCSQFLYGVQEKLGVMNKGVVYALWDYEAQNNDELSFHEGDAITILRRKDDNETEWWWARLNDKEGYVPKNLLGLYPRIKPRQRTLA